In the Limanda limanda chromosome 1, fLimLim1.1, whole genome shotgun sequence genome, one interval contains:
- the mettl25 gene encoding methyltransferase-like protein 25 — protein sequence MWGSSLSLSDLQQRIHGVTRFLSVTLSIADAHTVDFYTRDVWTRFVAVSPEEVLSAVSSCSGQQGEPEPKAKDPPRTTFGFCCETNRLVDIHELLRAARAHSLPGLGVCWSREELLQGLRGTGPEGGAAPAETGRSDEGAELETDEFMNSKKSHEVQAMSEVVACLAQRCGVKQVIDVGSGKGYLSSFLSLRYGLRVYGIDSSSTNTHGAQERNRKLKKFSRVYQNHSKAARARSEAALSLQVELEVERNPGAIGDRVVSSGAAGGIVSQEEEKVLPVLSDVSPTTNPGTDELFLSALSVDVIETTSPRVPPSQLSEKERERRKRENLERKALNRGESAATVFSPLTSYVTADTELRELIDELEDAVVVGLHTCGDLAPSTLRMFVAKPELAAVCSVGCCYHLLSEEFDPAAQECLHSVCGFPLSRYLRSQSCFCGRNARMSACLALERVSLGQGIQLESLFYRAVLHVILRDHYSSYKSEKRVGKVYSKAKSFVDYVRRALRKLELDESKLTDDVIQSYHDTHRPRMGEMDAFNMLKVTLAPCIEGLILLDRLCFMKEQESVSLSALVQLFNPLLSPRCYAVVGVKNCGDRITSRSAIFYT from the exons ATGTGGGGCTCCTCTCTGAGCCTCTCGGACCTCCAGCAGAGGATCCACGGAGTCACACGCTTCCTATCGGTGACCCTGAGCATCGCGGACGCGCACACCGTGGACTTTTACACGCGCGACGTGTGGACGCGCTTCGTGGCCGTGTCGCCGGAAGAGGTCCTGTCTGCCGTCAGCTCCTGCAGTGGCCAGCAGGGGGAGCCAGAGCCCAAAGCTAAAG ATCCGCCCAGGACCACGTTTGGATTTTGCTGTGAAACAAATCGACTGGTCGACATCCATGAACTCCTGCGGGCGGCCAGGGCCCACTCGCTCCCAGGCCTCGGAGTGTGCTGGAGcagggaggagctgctgcagggccTCAGAGGGACCGGGCCTGAGGGGGGCGCTGCACCCGCAGAGACAGGAAGGAGCGACGAAG GTGCTGAGCTGGAAACAGATGAGTTCATGAACTCCAAAAAATCTCATGAGGTCCAGGCCATGTCTGAGGTGGTGGCCTGTTTGGCCCAGCGCTGCGGAGTCAAACAG GTGATAGATGTGGGCTCGGGGAAGGGCTACCTGAGTTCCTTCCTGTCGCTGCGGTACGGTCTCCGGGTCTACGGCATCGACTCCTCCAGCACCAACACCCACGGTGCCCaggagaggaacaggaagcTGAAGAAGTTCTCCAGAGTTTACCAGAACCACAGCAAGGCGGCGAGGGCACGTTCGGAGGCCGCGCTGTCACTTCAGGTGGAGTTAGAAGTGGAAAGAAACCCTGGAGCGATTGGAGACAGGGTAGTTTCATCTGGGGCTGCTGGAGGAATCGtgtcacaggaggaggagaaggtctTACCTGTATTATCAGATGTCAGCCCCACAACAAACCCAGGAACCGACGAGCTCTTCCTTAGCGCCCTGTCAGTGGACGTGATAGAGACTACATCCCCCAGAGTTCCCCCCAGCCAGCTGAgcgagaaggagagggagaggaggaagagggagaaccTGGAGAGGAAGGCCCTGAACAGAGGCGAGAGCGCCGCCACCGTGTTTTCGCCGCTCACGTCGTACGTCACCGCCGACACGGAGCTGCGAGAGCTCATCGACGAGCTGGAG GACGCCGTCGTGGTCGGCCTGCACACGTGCGGCGACCTGGCTCCCAGCACCCTGCGGATGTTTGTGGCCAAACCGGAGCTGGCAGCAGTCTGCAGCGTGGGCTGCTGCTATCACCTGCTGTCTGAGGAGTTTGACCCGGCCGCACAGG AGTgtttgcacagtgtgtgtggtttcccTCTGAGTCGGTACCTCCGCAGCCAGTCCTGCTTCTGCGGCAGGAACGCCAGGATGTCTGCGTGTTTG GCGCTGGAGAGGGTCTCACTCGGCCAGGGG ATTCAGTTGGAGTCTCTGTTCTACCGAGCGGTTCTTCACGTTATTCTGAGGGATCACTACAGCTCCTATAAAAG TGAGAAGCGAGTGGGGAAAGTTTATTCCAAGGCTAAATCCTTCGTGGACTACGTTCGTCGAGCTCTACGCAAACTGGAGCTGGACGAGTCAAAG CTCACGGACGATGTCATCCAGAGTTACCACGACACGCACAGGCCACGCATGGGCGAGATGGACGCCTTTAACATG TTGAAGGTGACGCTGGCTCCCTGCATCGAGGGTCTGATTCTCCTGGATCGTCTGTGTTTTATGAAAGAACAG GAGAGCGTCTCTCTCTCGGCGCTGGTGCAGCTCTTCAATCCGCTGCTGTCGCCGAGGTGCTACGCCGTCGTCGGGGTGAAGAACTGCGGCGACAGAATCACGAGCCGATCAGCTATATTTTATACGTGA
- the ccdc59 gene encoding thyroid transcription factor 1-associated protein 26 homolog: MAPTDRKTRSNKFTGKDGNWNKSNSNVQGAKKKKWTPDHKVFEGSVSEGQGFAFKRKEKVRHEYNKLLRKEKRRNPESKELYQEEYPEHLRHLYQAEAQKLKQEAWTNRVNRSKLRVRRKETDEEEETDEGDGDDEKEPEAADPDPEVTGGTEPTGSVTGDADPSAAAEKESLPMSNRMRKKMQKKTSYQKTKEEFETIKEKQRQKKGEFLKNKQQREEAIQKYKQKKLETFQILSKKTKKGQPNLNLQMEYLLQKIQRTDK; the protein is encoded by the exons ATGGCGCCGACAGATCGGAAAACGAGGAGCAACAAGTTTACAGGGAAAGATGGAAACTGGAATAAGTCGAACAGTAACGTGCAGGgggcgaagaagaagaaatggacCCCGGATCACAAAGTGTTCGAAGGCAGCGTTAGTGAAG GTCAAGGGTTTGCCTtcaagaggaaggagaaagtCCGACACGAGTACAACAAGCTGCTgcggaaggagaagaggaggaacccTGAGTCCAAGGAGCTGTACCAGGAGGAGTATCCAGAACACCTCCGGCATCTGTACCAGGCCGAGGCACAGAAACTCAAACAGGAGGCCTGGACCAACAGGGTGAACAGGAGCAAGctgagggtgaggaggaaggagacagacgaagaagaagaaacagatgaaggtgatggtgatgatgaaaaAGAGCCGGAAgctgcagatccagatccagaagTGACAGGTGGAACTGAGCCGACAGGTTCTGTGACTGGGGACGCTGATCCGTCTGCAGccgcagagaaagagag TCTCCCAATGAGCAACCGCATGAGGAAGAAAATGCAGAAGAAGACGTCGTACCAGAAGACAAAAGAGGAGTTTGAGACAATCAAAGAAAAGCAGAGGCAGAAGAAAGGG GAGTTCTTGAAGaacaagcagcagagagaagaagccATTCAAAAGTACAAACAGAAAAAGCTGGAGACATTTCAGATACTGAGCAAGAAGACAAAGAAGGGGCAGCCGAATCTGAACCTGCAGATGGAGTATTTGCTTCAGAAGATCCAGAGAACTGATAAATGA